The genomic region TAGGATCTTGAGTAAACTAGAATTTCCCATTTTTTAGTGAATATTTTCCTCATGTAAATCATTCATCATTTGAATGAGGTTATTTCTACTAATtgtaatatacaaaaaaataatcaaacaaattaaatttaaaaagttatgtatttaaaaaaaaaatattttaaaaatttgattttttttttattcctagTTTTAATACTTATTCActagcttttttttatttttttttttttatattaggaAGAATTATCGAAAtccggagtgcgggactttaatccgctaaacctaacctactcccaactcatgtctctcccacgggaccactggacaaagtattacttcatgggagagaaaaAGACATTCAAGTCTCCCCTATTGTACGGACTAactgacgcctaatctgttgtAAATATCTCAATGttgtcataattagagctgccgcttcgctggcagctttccattttacagaggactcgcaGATAAGTGCAGTAAAATTTTTCACCGTGAGACTACCTCCAAATGTGGTTTTCAGCTTTTCacttatacttgaaaaccgGGGGCAATGATAGAACACgcgttcagagtcttctatacatTCTGTACATGTCGGACAATATGGACTAAAGTTATGCCGATATTTGTCTAGGTAGCTTCTAAAGTAGCTTTGGCCACTGAGATCAAGTGGAAATCCAGTACCCCATGTTGTCTATCTGCccacgaatgtatgtatgtccggAATCAGTCTGttggtccaccgtcctttgctTGAAGTTTGCCACTGTTACTGCTTCTTTCCGATGCTTTTGATTCACTACTCTCTTTTTACTGCGGTAAACGTCTCTGATAAGTTATATATTCGCGCGAATTCAtatccctggatgtcaatgggcgcgATACTCAGTAGCGTTATTTGATATGGTTTGGAAAGCACTTATGACGCGTATTGCAGAAAGCCACCGCGTTAATTGGTCTAGCATATGATTTTATGTCTAGCGCCTAAAACCATATTGAGGCCGGATACATTATAACTGATCTCATTACTTTAGCTATTAAcctctatttgccatcattctagataaAGTATTCtagattttatttgctttacttgtcgtattttattaagtttgagTCTTGAGTTCACTATTACACCAAGGAACTTCAACTGTGGCTGTGAAATAATGTCACATTCCCTTATGGGGAGcgatatttttctttaattttcctGAGGCTTATGAGCAAGGcttctgttttctgctcagtCAACTCTTGATTCATGGTAGCAAACCATCGGCGCAAGCCATTAATGCAGTCAATGCATTTGATCCTGAGGTCATTCAGATGTCTAGCCACTGCTAGAACTATGAGGTCATTCGCATATGCGATTGTTTGTACATTTTTGGTTGCGGTATTCTTATCACCGCGACGTACATTAGATTTCATAGTAATGGGCCCAAAACCGAGCCTTGCAGTACACCACTGAATACAGTATAACTCTGAATACCCTCGTCTGTGTCGAATAACAATCTCCTATTTTGAAAagctcattataatatttatcaaataatGAGAAATGGGACCTTTCCATCTTTTCGCAGTTATTAAACAGTATCAACTACTTCTCTAAGTGCATTAATagtgaactttttttttataaagccatATTTTccctctgataatccgccggcttttgGATAGCTaaccaagcggtttcttacaatgctttcgtGTCGAGTATGCACAGAGGTCGATATAATGAAGGTTTCTAGTGGCTTATTTGGTTTTAAGAGTAGAACCAGACGCTATACCTTCCACAGGTCGGGAAGCACTTCTTCTTCGCGAGCTGCTTTAATTATTACGccttttaatttgatttcaacaataaaatattattaaaaactatttaaattaaacaaagttaaaaattaaccTTCAACTCGGCCACTGAACCAGATTCTGTGCcagatttaatatttatattggtAACAATAAAGTGAATTTACTATTAAATGCTGGTACATAATATGACCAGCATTTTACACGCATATTCATCAATATATTGAACTGCCTGTTCTTAAAAAGTATAACCATACAAATGCTATAAATATTGTATCGAAAAACTATCAATCATTgaactcaaaaaaatattaatcccTAGCTGATATTTTAGAAGGCTGAGTGCCAGTCAAGTGCTAATATCATATAATACATCAAAATCCACAAAGATtagtcataaaaattaaaagcaacaataaaacgTAAAACAAATCAAACTAAAGAAAATAACCGATCTTTAGCAACGCCATTGatttaatgttgtattgtttttgttgcttctgcaaaaacaaacatttaattattttcttacaGCTAGGCGCTCTCTTAAGTGAAGAGATTATAAGCACTGAGCAACGCTTGTTACTCAGCCtctatttattatatgaaaagcattgcctacatttaggcgctgtTGTTAGAAAAACTGTTATGCCCATGACATACTGTCTGCAAATACTTAGTCGCTAACTAATTTACTTTTCTCTACCTATCTCTTCCCTCTAGGACAAATTGCTGAGCAAACTGGAGGAAAGCGAACCGGATCCGCCAACCTCGCAAGAGGATGAATGTGTTATCTGCATAAATGCGCGGGCGACCATGCAAACATCACCATGCGGCCATCGTGTCGTCTGTCGTCGCTGCTTTGTCAAGACAATACAAAGTGCCGTAGCACAGCGACTGCTGCCACTGCGCTGTGTCATCTGTCGTGCGCGTGTGAATCGCCTCACCTCCAGCTCGGGCACTTGGCGCATACAAGAGTCGGCGAGCAGCTATTCCATGGGTGCCAAAAGTTGGGCTTCCGCCGGTGTCGGTGCAGGTGGTGTGCACGCCTCGGCCAGTTCCTATTCGATGGGCGATGCGCATAGCGGCCACCATGCCTTCCAGCCACATCCCGCGCTGCATGGTCGCTATCCGCGCAGTCCGAATGGTGGCGGTCGTGTTGCACAATCGGATAGCTTGTATTCGATGAGTTCGACGGGTTCGTCGTCACTGTCGGGTGTCTCACATATGTCCGCCTACTCTAAAACGTCTTCCATTTCGAGTGGTCTCTGTTCACCCGCCTCACCCATATCACCGTCTGCCATGTCAGCGTATACACAGACACCGGTGCTGAATAATCATTTGGCGCCACCCGGCGCATCGACTTCACATGGTACGCTCACGTTATCGCCTTCCGGTTCATCCGTTTCAGGTTCGCTCTCGCCACGTGATGATCACCATCATTCCCATTCACATTCGGGTGGTTGTCCGGCGGGCTGTTCGGGTGCTATACCACGGAAGCCACTCAATTCTTTGAGTAATTCTTCGTCGAGCGGTTCGAGTATTAGCAGCTGCAGCAGTTTTCCGCCCGCGACGCATACTTATCCCGGTCGTCGTTATACCAAGGGACGACTGACGGATCTACAAAATAGACTGCCACCAATTAAGGAGTTTCGCAGTCCAGCCAAAGTGCCACATCCTTCGCCAGTTCACATCAGCAATCCACGTTTTCGGTGCGTATTCATgttaacttttcaaaatttataacaacaatttttatattctcttaTTTACAGTTATTCTTCTTACACCAAATCCTCATCGAGTGCGCACGAAATTGCTCCCTTGCTGTGCGAACCGCCTTCACCACCCAAAAGACCCATGAACATACTGGCGGCCTCTGCTTCAACTAATGGCTTATGTCCACCGCCGTTAAAGGCTGGTGGCACTGCCAAAATTAGTCCTCTGGTGTCGAAGAACTCCCTGCCAAAGAATGCCTACACTTTGGGTAATAAAGATAAGAAGACGCCAATAAATAGTACCAGCGGCAATTCCGCCAAAGTGAATGGGAAGCTttcaagcacaacaacaaacaacagtaATAGTAAGAAGGTGAATTACGATGCTAACGGTAATAGCGTTTCATTGGCGTCAACACCTGTACCGAAATCGTCTGCGTCGAACCaaaatagcaataataaatCGTATTCAGCACCAACCTCCCGCTCCAACTCTTCCAACCGAAGTTTTCCACTATTCTCCAATACCAATAGCAATCACAGTAAGTTCAAAAATTGTGGGTTGTAGACACTCAAATATTCTATTCCATTTTAACGGATGTGGCACTCGAAGTATGTAAGTCAAATAAGTTTCATTCAATTATTCGATGTTACCATCAGACAATCTGGATACTTTTAAATACTGGATACTTggttattttcaattgaaacgaAAAATCTGGCCTTccttttgcattttcattttgatCTATCTTCTCTCACCTTACTATTTTATCGATGTTCATTTCGCTGCCGGATTCAAATTCTTAAGTCTATTGTGTATACCAACAACTTTGGAATTCCAGGACTATAATACCCACAAAAGAGCGATTGAGTTTTCTTAATCTTATAGAAGTTTAAGCACATAAACCACAAGCCTCTGTTAAAATCGCGTCCAGAACCCATGACTTCTGACCTAATCTCAAGCCACTGCTTCTATTATTATGGTTTTTTTGGCTCGTTTTGCATAAACGCTCTTACTGCTGATTTCTCTTCTTTTTGAACTTAACCAATTACAtgatctttaaaaatttctccAAACCTAAACACTTATCCACTGttcttttccatttttaattataaggCATCGTAATCAAGCTCTAAAAGTAAGATTTTGTATATCTTTTTAATTATCCTTTTGGGCACAGTACACTTTCATGAACAACTGTGAAAACGGCGCTGAAATGAGTATTCAACATGGTACGAGTACAATGTGAATCCTATACCAAACGAACTAAAgacttttaaatataaagagAAGGTTCTCATACTACACTTATATTTCCATCTTCCAAGTTttccaagcaaatatttttatcactGGTTTATTTTCTGTATGAAGTACTCGTACTATATGATTATTGTAAAGAGGATCATCCTTAAAGTtaacggatttttcaatagGAATGCTACAAATATAGGGACAGCAAACAGCGTTTTTTCccgttcttttgacatttatcTTCAGTgagatttgccatttcatcatggaaagatatacgatccaacaacgagtcgaaaaaattaatattaactaccgaaattcggagtcagtggtctcaactttaagagcgctacgtccaatttatggtcgtcataatcgtcctgtcagatcaacaatcgatcgtctagtggaaaaatttcaatGCACAGGCACagcacaaaatgttcccgttccagtgagataaagaagtgtccgtagtgctgccgctagcgcatcaattgaggaggacccaaatcagtctctcacacgtcgttctcaagcgttgagcATCTCTGTGACGATGTTGTGGCGAGTTttacgaaaagatcttggcctacatccttacaaaatcaaattgtcgcaagaactgaagctgctcgaccACCACAATAGTCCTAtcttcgtgaattgggctgagcaccAACTTGAAAATCTTCCAGATTtgcatcgaaaaatcatcttccgcGATGAGGCTCTTTTCTGACTAAATGGctttgtcaataagcaaaatgtgcgttattggtcagaca from Bactrocera tryoni isolate S06 chromosome 3, CSIRO_BtryS06_freeze2, whole genome shotgun sequence harbors:
- the LOC120771379 gene encoding homeobox protein 2 isoform X1, giving the protein MPFGRKSPLEALALPGVILAYKYSQFRQRRREAASRRVTERELAALHHKIDKLLSKLEESEPDPPTSQEDECVICINARATMQTSPCGHRVVCRRCFVKTIQSAVAQRLLPLRCVICRARVNRLTSSSGTWRIQESASSYSMGAKSWASAGVGAGGVHASASSYSMGDAHSGHHAFQPHPALHGRYPRSPNGGGRVAQSDSLYSMSSTGSSSLSGVSHMSAYSKTSSISSGLCSPASPISPSAMSAYTQTPVLNNHLAPPGASTSHGTLTLSPSGSSVSGSLSPRDDHHHSHSHSGGCPAGCSGAIPRKPLNSLSNSSSSGSSISSCSSFPPATHTYPGRRYTKGRLTDLQNRLPPIKEFRSPAKVPHPSPVHISNPRFRYSSYTKSSSSAHEIAPLLCEPPSPPKRPMNILAASASTNGLCPPPLKAGGTAKISPLVSKNSLPKNAYTLGNKDKKTPINSTSGNSAKVNGKLSSTTTNNSNSKKVNYDANGNSVSLASTPVPKSSASNQNSNNKSYSAPTSRSNSSNRSFPLFSNTNSNHKEKADNKKNESMERKKKEEKLKMKAEKEARKVGVRERDATATTRTNGVCKDEHSKNTKQNIIKNVGGDDDDDDYEDDDKDEDDAHNVDGGRNGGGVGVGGGLLCLYGGLAAWKVMSEEKRLAKEEERLAKLIAKEEKKKGKKEAKELLIANDGNCKK
- the LOC120771379 gene encoding flocculation protein FLO11 isoform X3, which gives rise to MPFGRKSPLEALALPGVILAYKYSQFRQRRREAASRRVTERELAALHHKIDKLLSKLEESEPDPPTSQEDECVICINARATMQTSPCGHRVVCRRCFVKTIQSAVAQRLLPLRCVICRARVNRLTSSSGTWRIQESASSYSMGAKSWASAGVGAGGVHASASSYSMGDAHSGHHAFQPHPALHGRYPRSPNGGGRVAQSDSLYSMSSTGSSSLSGVSHMSAYSKTSSISSGLCSPASPISPSAMSAYTQTPVLNNHLAPPGASTSHGTLTLSPSGSSVSGSLSPRDDHHHSHSHSGGCPAGCSGAIPRKPLNSLSNSSSSGSSISSCSSFPPATHTYPGRRYTKGRLTDLQNRLPPIKEFRSPAKVPHPSPVHISNPRFRYSSYTKSSSSAHEIAPLLCEPPSPPKRPMNILAASASTNGLCPPPLKAGGTAKISPLVSKNSLPKNAYTLGNKDKKTPINSTSGNSAKVNGKLSSTTTNNSNSKKVNYDANGNSVSLASTPVPKSSASNQNSNNKSYSAPTSRSNSSNRSFPLFSNTNSNHKEKADNKKNESMERKKKEEKLKMKAEKEARKEEKRLAKEEERLAKLIAKEEKKKGKKEAKELLIANDGNCKK
- the LOC120771379 gene encoding flocculation protein FLO11 isoform X2, translated to MPFGRKSPLEALALPGVILAYKYSQFRQRRREAASRRVTERELAALHHKIDKLLSKLEESEPDPPTSQEDECVICINARATMQTSPCGHRVVCRRCFVKTIQSAVAQRLLPLRCVICRARVNRLTSSSGTWRIQESASSYSMGAKSWASAGVGAGGVHASASSYSMGDAHSGHHAFQPHPALHGRYPRSPNGGGRVAQSDSLYSMSSTGSSSLSGVSHMSAYSKTSSISSGLCSPASPISPSAMSAYTQTPVLNNHLAPPGASTSHGTLTLSPSGSSVSGSLSPRDDHHHSHSHSGGCPAGCSGAIPRKPLNSLSNSSSSGSSISSCSSFPPATHTYPGRRYTKGRLTDLQNRLPPIKEFRSPAKVPHPSPVHISNPRFRYSSYTKSSSSAHEIAPLLCEPPSPPKRPMNILAASASTNGLCPPPLKAGGTAKISPLVSKNSLPKNAYTLGNKDKKTPINSTSGNSAKVNGKLSSTTTNNSNSKKVNYDANGNSVSLASTPVPKSSASNQNSNNKSYSAPTSRSNSSNRSFPLFSNTNSNHKEKADNKKNESMERKKKEEKLKMKAEKEARKVGVRERDATATTRTNGVCKDEHSKNTKQNIIKNVGGDDDDDDYEDDDKDEDDAHNVDGGRNGGGVGVGGGLLCLYGGLAAWKVMS